A window of the Lysinibacillus irui genome harbors these coding sequences:
- a CDS encoding BrxA/BrxB family bacilliredoxin: protein MNAYDEYMKQVVKPMREELVESGFTELTTADAVNEFMAETKGTSLVVINSVCGCAAGLARPAAREAIAAVKPDNLVTVFAGQDPEATAAMRAYFEDVPPSSPSMAILKDGQLAYFIPREQIEGFPVEQIVSHLTGVLEQTCEN, encoded by the coding sequence ATGAACGCTTATGATGAATATATGAAGCAGGTAGTAAAGCCGATGCGTGAGGAGCTTGTGGAGTCTGGATTTACGGAGCTAACGACTGCTGATGCGGTGAATGAATTTATGGCAGAGACGAAGGGGACTTCGTTAGTGGTGATTAACTCAGTATGCGGTTGTGCAGCAGGACTTGCTCGTCCGGCAGCGCGTGAGGCCATTGCAGCGGTGAAGCCAGACAATTTAGTGACGGTGTTTGCAGGGCAAGACCCAGAAGCAACTGCGGCAATGCGTGCTTATTTTGAAGATGTGCCACCAAGCTCACCTTCTATGGCGATTTTAAAGGATGGGCAATTGGCTTACTTTATTCCACGTGAACAAATTGAAGGCTTCCCTGTGGAGCAAATTGTTTCTCATTTAACTGGCGTGTTAGAGCAAACATGCGAGAACTAA
- a CDS encoding class I SAM-dependent methyltransferase — protein MRELKTIVTTAGRPDEVSMALAAFACQELGATFEPRKKRSIHKMSQALQAHVMVAGKNRYDYYAYGAQEPFFFHPNSAAFRLKRVARGETEPFLEAAQLQQGDSVLDCTLGLAADAMLAAYTVGEAGRVVGLEANPNVAFIVRQGMQAYDTAELPLTACMRQIEVIQSEAIHYLKTLPDNAFDVVYMDPMFEEVIEEANNFQALRQAGEHVTLTDEWVHEAKRVAKKRVVLKAHFRSEWFAIYGFQQYERITAKFHYGVLNV, from the coding sequence ATGCGAGAACTAAAAACGATAGTGACGACAGCGGGCAGACCAGACGAGGTATCGATGGCGCTCGCTGCTTTTGCATGTCAAGAATTAGGCGCTACATTTGAGCCAAGAAAGAAGCGATCTATTCACAAGATGTCACAGGCATTGCAGGCCCATGTGATGGTGGCGGGGAAAAATCGTTATGACTATTATGCCTATGGGGCACAGGAGCCATTTTTCTTTCATCCCAATTCTGCGGCCTTTCGTTTAAAGCGCGTTGCACGTGGTGAGACAGAGCCTTTTTTGGAAGCGGCACAGCTCCAACAGGGTGATTCGGTGTTGGATTGTACGCTAGGGCTAGCGGCGGATGCCATGCTAGCAGCTTATACAGTGGGGGAAGCAGGTCGTGTAGTGGGACTAGAGGCGAATCCAAATGTAGCGTTTATTGTTAGACAAGGGATGCAAGCCTATGATACGGCTGAGTTACCATTAACTGCCTGCATGCGACAAATTGAGGTCATTCAGTCAGAGGCTATTCATTATTTAAAAACCTTACCAGACAATGCGTTTGACGTAGTCTATATGGACCCGATGTTTGAAGAGGTTATTGAAGAGGCTAATAATTTCCAAGCACTACGGCAAGCAGGAGAACATGTCACATTAACAGATGAATGGGTCCATGAAGCCAAGCGTGTGGCGAAAAAGCGTGTCGTGTTAAAGGCGCATTTTCGTTCGGAATGGTTTGCGATCTATGGTTTTCAGCAATATGAACGGATCACCGCTAAATTTCATTATGGTGTTTTAAACGTATAG
- a CDS encoding immunity 22 family protein — translation MNYENEGYVSIWAGNFTNEEQLATYLNTVYQGEEETDESFSQKLKQLFLAKNEHRPCEEAFKALYDEFYNQFEYDFGLTFDEDFCEALFDEVSSNQLGQLIRDEFSYAQQFKHQLIEKIGKELPNAYNTVVLLYDVKYEGQIQHMHYEAFHLDFIGSIKMREI, via the coding sequence ATGAATTATGAAAACGAAGGCTATGTATCCATTTGGGCAGGTAATTTTACTAATGAAGAACAGCTAGCTACCTATCTTAATACAGTTTATCAAGGTGAAGAGGAAACGGACGAATCATTTTCACAAAAGCTTAAGCAGCTTTTTTTAGCAAAAAATGAGCACCGTCCCTGTGAAGAGGCTTTTAAGGCGCTATATGATGAGTTCTATAATCAATTTGAATATGATTTTGGTTTAACATTCGATGAGGATTTCTGTGAGGCATTATTTGATGAGGTTTCTTCTAATCAACTAGGGCAACTTATACGTGATGAATTCTCCTATGCTCAGCAGTTTAAACATCAATTAATAGAAAAAATAGGGAAGGAGTTACCCAATGCCTATAATACAGTGGTTTTATTATATGATGTGAAGTATGAAGGACAGATTCAACATATGCATTATGAAGCATTTCACTTGGATTTTATTGGTTCTATCAAAATGCGGGAAATTTAA
- a CDS encoding nucleotidyl transferase AbiEii/AbiGii toxin family protein produces MENINTLSTNVAAQLINLAESRQENLQKLVSLYCQERLLYRLAGSSYDDQFYLDGDTLLFALTDGLVKHSNVLTLTARKSIHQHDIVNQALKEICLMTVEDGIEWFAEKIESILTDNSIHITIPVALAQMTTYIEVKITFNESARVMPKTIIFPSLLDCKAAVLYTYPTEFVLAQKFIEIYQYPALEKTAKAIEDVLSLIQTQNIEGRALQEYIEELFDRHHFTIELNPTLEISGVLKHFFNPVYEVILDEDEFFKEWQFDNQAWQ; encoded by the coding sequence ATGGAAAATATCAATACTCTTTCAACAAATGTAGCAGCTCAATTAATAAATTTAGCTGAATCACGGCAAGAAAATTTGCAGAAGCTCGTTTCACTTTATTGTCAAGAACGGCTACTATATCGCCTAGCTGGATCATCCTATGACGATCAATTTTATCTAGATGGAGATACATTATTATTTGCATTAACAGATGGGCTGGTAAAGCATTCAAACGTACTTACACTAACAGCTAGAAAAAGCATCCATCAGCATGACATTGTCAATCAGGCATTGAAGGAAATTTGTTTGATGACAGTTGAGGATGGGATTGAATGGTTTGCAGAAAAGATAGAGTCTATATTAACGGATAATAGTATTCACATAACAATACCAGTAGCATTGGCTCAGATGACCACATACATAGAAGTAAAAATTACCTTTAATGAAAGCGCGCGAGTGATGCCGAAAACAATTATTTTCCCAAGCTTGCTAGATTGTAAGGCTGCGGTACTTTATACATATCCAACGGAGTTTGTGCTTGCACAAAAATTTATAGAAATATATCAATATCCAGCGTTAGAGAAGACTGCAAAGGCCATAGAAGATGTTCTTTCACTGATCCAAACGCAAAACATTGAAGGGCGTGCTTTACAGGAGTATATTGAGGAATTATTTGATCGTCATCACTTTACCATCGAATTAAATCCTACGCTTGAAATATCAGGCGTTCTGAAACACTTTTTTAATCCTGTATATGAAGTCATTTTAGATGAGGATGAATTTTTTAAAGAGTGGCAGTTTGACAATCAGGCTTGGCAATAA
- a CDS encoding RNA polymerase sigma factor, whose protein sequence is MITFAGLCVQEIVQTYSDMLIRIAVQQTKSMSEAEDIVQEVYMTLMKQKKPFANESHLKAWLIKVTFNKCKDYFKSSRVKKTVPITEDMSFIAKEEQIVLAEIFELHPKERAIVYLHYYEGYTTAEIANLLEINVNTVGSKLRRARMKLKTILEEGSKV, encoded by the coding sequence ATGATAACGTTTGCTGGCTTGTGTGTTCAAGAAATTGTTCAAACCTATAGTGACATGCTTATACGAATTGCTGTGCAACAGACAAAAAGTATGTCTGAGGCGGAGGATATTGTACAAGAGGTTTATATGACACTGATGAAACAGAAAAAGCCTTTCGCTAATGAATCGCATTTAAAGGCTTGGCTTATAAAAGTGACATTCAATAAATGCAAGGATTATTTTAAATCTTCTCGTGTGAAGAAAACGGTTCCAATTACCGAAGACATGTCCTTTATCGCAAAAGAGGAGCAAATCGTTCTTGCTGAAATTTTTGAGCTTCATCCTAAAGAGAGAGCCATTGTTTATTTACATTATTATGAAGGCTACACAACTGCAGAAATTGCCAATTTATTAGAGATAAATGTCAACACAGTAGGCTCCAAGCTACGAAGGGCACGAATGAAGCTGAAAACGATATTAGAAGAGGGGAGTAAAGTATGA